The following are encoded in a window of Mycobacterium vicinigordonae genomic DNA:
- a CDS encoding NAD-dependent epimerase/dehydratase family protein encodes MRIAVTGASGVLGRGLAARLVSQGHQVVGLARHRPESWPGAVEFVSGDIRDAATVERCVAAADVVAHCAWVKNPGPERSISDQVNIGGTRNVLAAMAKNGSGRIVFPSSAHVYGWGEAAHAEPDPPAPVSAGGVQQARVEEMLAAADIDSVAIRSALVVGRGVDNSVRRLLALPLFPEGCVDSPLQVVHIDDALRLLTRAVLADGTSSGTVNLAAPGASTFRRIAAALGRPIVPLGDSIAARLRRRLISFSELELVQHAPLVDTSRLSELWGFEPTWNADECIEDLALGMRGRVTVGKRVISLPWRLATILDAPAIDAPADDGVPARLVGPEGLNGEFDTPVDPRFPTFLATNLSEALPGPFSPSSASVTVRGLRTAGVGVAQRLRPGGLIQREIAMRMVAVFAHRLYGAITTAHFMAETMPFVKPATVVSKSGFFGPSMASLPIFGDECPASERRWAQRQLRTVRNIGVVGVNQIGLSAGSLRDTKDFVADVDRLESLAGDDLSRLDSSRLLSLILLARDHVVHGWILASGSFMLCAAFNLVLRGLCGRDTAPLAGPELVSARSVQAVQRLVVAAQCDPDVLRLLAEPGERCAKLANAAPEFYAAVLTELALIGHRGPAELEMLSTSYADDPELLIRIVTRAISAPPAPQSRQPRIPLRAKPVASLFVRQLRDREVRRDKMVRANWVLRGLLREYGRRLTDAGVFENANDVFYLLVDELQEIGALPPDVPALVARRRAEQRKLSAVFPPAVFSGSWQPSITSPELLGNGGVLHGLGVCGGRVRGRVRIVRPETIDDLEPGEILVAEVTDVGYTAAFCYAAAVVTELGGPMSHAAVVAREFGFPCVVDVQGATRLLRSGALVEVDGTTGEIHLLEPGFEDCPPQPACGRIQVSDNDG; translated from the coding sequence TTGAGAATAGCGGTCACCGGGGCGAGCGGGGTACTCGGTCGTGGGCTTGCCGCCCGGTTGGTCAGCCAGGGCCACCAGGTCGTCGGGCTTGCCCGCCACCGGCCCGAAAGCTGGCCGGGTGCAGTTGAATTCGTTTCAGGTGACATTCGGGACGCGGCGACCGTCGAGCGCTGCGTGGCTGCCGCGGACGTCGTCGCACACTGCGCGTGGGTGAAGAACCCCGGGCCCGAGCGGAGCATCAGCGACCAGGTCAACATCGGCGGCACCCGCAATGTCCTGGCGGCGATGGCCAAGAATGGTTCCGGCCGCATCGTCTTCCCGTCGTCGGCGCACGTCTACGGCTGGGGTGAGGCTGCACACGCCGAGCCGGACCCCCCGGCCCCGGTGTCTGCTGGCGGCGTGCAGCAGGCCCGCGTCGAAGAGATGTTGGCGGCCGCCGACATCGACTCGGTCGCGATTCGGTCCGCCCTCGTGGTCGGTCGCGGCGTCGACAACTCGGTGCGACGGCTGCTCGCGCTGCCGTTGTTTCCCGAGGGCTGTGTCGATAGCCCCCTGCAGGTCGTGCACATCGATGATGCGCTGCGGTTGTTGACACGGGCGGTCTTGGCCGACGGGACATCAAGTGGCACAGTCAATCTTGCTGCACCGGGTGCTTCGACGTTTCGTCGGATCGCCGCGGCGCTCGGCCGTCCGATCGTGCCGCTGGGCGACTCGATCGCCGCGCGGCTGCGGCGACGCCTGATTTCGTTCTCCGAGCTGGAGTTGGTCCAACACGCCCCGCTGGTGGACACCTCGCGGCTGAGCGAGTTGTGGGGATTCGAACCGACATGGAACGCCGACGAATGCATCGAGGACTTGGCACTGGGCATGCGAGGCCGGGTAACGGTGGGCAAGCGTGTCATCTCCCTGCCGTGGCGGCTGGCAACCATCCTCGACGCGCCCGCCATCGACGCTCCCGCCGACGACGGCGTGCCAGCCAGGCTGGTCGGTCCGGAGGGGCTCAACGGCGAATTCGACACTCCGGTCGACCCTCGTTTCCCGACGTTCCTGGCCACCAACCTGTCCGAGGCGCTCCCCGGACCGTTTTCGCCGTCTTCGGCGTCGGTTACCGTTCGCGGCCTCCGAACCGCCGGTGTGGGCGTGGCTCAGCGGTTGCGGCCAGGGGGGCTGATCCAACGCGAAATCGCGATGCGCATGGTGGCAGTATTCGCCCACCGGCTTTACGGGGCGATCACGACGGCGCATTTCATGGCTGAAACGATGCCGTTCGTCAAGCCCGCGACGGTGGTCAGCAAGAGCGGATTCTTCGGACCTAGCATGGCTTCCCTCCCGATCTTCGGTGACGAGTGTCCAGCGTCGGAAAGGCGTTGGGCGCAAAGGCAACTGCGTACTGTGCGCAATATCGGAGTAGTCGGTGTCAATCAAATCGGCCTAAGCGCCGGTTCGCTGCGAGACACCAAAGATTTCGTCGCCGACGTCGACCGGCTGGAAAGTCTTGCGGGCGACGACCTCAGCCGCCTTGATAGCAGCCGGCTCCTCAGCCTGATCCTGTTGGCACGCGATCACGTTGTGCACGGCTGGATCCTGGCCTCGGGGTCGTTCATGCTGTGCGCCGCGTTCAACCTTGTGTTGCGTGGCTTGTGCGGGCGAGATACCGCACCGCTGGCCGGCCCGGAGTTGGTCAGTGCCAGATCGGTGCAGGCGGTGCAGCGACTGGTGGTTGCGGCACAATGTGACCCTGACGTGCTACGTCTGCTGGCCGAACCGGGTGAGCGCTGCGCCAAGCTGGCCAACGCCGCCCCGGAGTTCTACGCCGCGGTGCTCACCGAGCTGGCCCTGATCGGGCACCGCGGCCCGGCCGAGCTTGAAATGCTGTCGACCAGCTACGCCGATGATCCGGAGTTGCTAATTCGGATCGTGACCCGGGCGATCAGTGCACCCCCGGCGCCGCAGTCGCGGCAGCCGCGAATCCCGTTGCGGGCCAAGCCCGTGGCGTCGTTGTTCGTGCGGCAGTTGCGTGACCGTGAGGTGCGCCGCGACAAGATGGTGCGTGCCAATTGGGTATTGCGCGGACTGCTGCGGGAGTACGGGCGTCGGTTGACCGATGCCGGCGTCTTCGAGAACGCCAACGATGTGTTCTATCTACTGGTTGACGAGCTCCAGGAAATTGGAGCCCTCCCGCCGGACGTGCCCGCGCTGGTGGCCCGCCGCCGGGCCGAGCAGCGCAAGCTTTCCGCCGTCTTCCCGCCGGCTGTCTTCAGCGGAAGCTGGCAGCCCTCGATCACGTCGCCGGAGTTACTGGGCAACGGAGGGGTGCTGCACGGTCTCGGTGTCTGCGGGGGACGGGTGCGCGGCCGGGTGCGGATCGTGCGGCCCGAGACCATCGACGACCTGGAACCCGGAGAAATACTCGTCGCCGAGGTCACCGACGTCGGCTACACCGCCGCGTTCTGCTACGCCGCGGCCGTGGTGACCGAGTTAGGCGGACCGATGTCGCATGCGGCTGTGGTCGCCCGCGAGTTCGGCTTCCCGTGTGTGGTCGACGTCCAGGGGGCCACCCGGTTGTTGCGGTCCGGAGCCCTTGTCGAGGTCGACGGCACAACGGGCGAAATTCATTTGCTCGAACCTGGCTTTGAGGATTGCCCGCCGCAGCCGGCGTGCGGTCGCATCCAGGTGTCCGACAATGACGGGTGA